In Arenicella chitinivorans, one genomic interval encodes:
- a CDS encoding NAD(P)/FAD-dependent oxidoreductase has product MRTLHKDVIVAGGGLAGLSLAYQLHQANPALDIVVIERNQFPVPEKTAKVGESTVEIGSRYLKNTLNMGQHFTDRHLRKHGLRCFFGNPQSDFSRQDELGVSELFGIPTYQIDRGAIENHLQQALVERGVTVLDGVTTSSLDVREKQKRVTVQGPHGEQVIQAPWLVDAAGRQALVKRQLGLAKPNPHKGNALWFRVDKQIKLDAWSTDADWQARIKQANTRWLSTNHLMGPGYWVWIIPLDNGATSIGVVMDDQAFEAHDFSTFANTLAWLQQHHPRCAEEIADAKVLDYVVIRDYAQSCKQLFSDQGWGLTGEAGVFADPFYSPGSDFIAFNNCFLTQLISDDFAGRDIRLQSRLFDSINQSFFDSTLSLYTGEYGGFGDRRMMALKLVWDYAYYWGVLSLLFFRNAMTDVDLMRQLNRPLKQAQMLNQSVQAAFRERARKRLVLPTQGVFMDQFTVPCLKHFNQVLESDSDDTLQDMVDNIVLLEQVAKSTQAMLQDDASNHISESERAVFGDYRHVVLA; this is encoded by the coding sequence GAGTTTGGCCTACCAGTTGCATCAGGCCAACCCGGCGTTAGACATTGTGGTGATCGAGCGCAATCAGTTTCCTGTACCGGAAAAAACTGCCAAGGTTGGAGAGTCCACGGTCGAAATAGGCTCGCGCTACCTAAAAAATACCTTGAACATGGGGCAGCATTTCACAGACCGTCATTTGCGAAAGCACGGATTGCGTTGCTTTTTCGGTAACCCGCAGTCGGATTTTAGCCGGCAAGATGAACTCGGTGTCAGTGAGCTATTTGGGATTCCAACCTATCAAATCGATCGGGGTGCGATCGAAAACCACCTGCAACAGGCGCTTGTCGAGCGCGGTGTCACGGTACTCGATGGCGTGACGACATCCTCGTTGGATGTTCGAGAGAAACAAAAGCGCGTCACCGTACAAGGACCCCACGGCGAGCAGGTGATTCAGGCGCCTTGGTTGGTGGATGCTGCTGGCCGGCAGGCACTGGTAAAGCGGCAATTGGGTCTGGCTAAGCCTAACCCGCACAAAGGCAATGCCTTGTGGTTTCGTGTGGATAAACAAATCAAGCTGGATGCCTGGTCAACCGATGCCGATTGGCAGGCGCGTATAAAGCAAGCTAATACACGCTGGCTAAGTACCAATCATTTGATGGGGCCTGGCTATTGGGTCTGGATTATACCGTTGGACAACGGTGCGACCAGTATTGGCGTTGTGATGGACGATCAAGCATTTGAAGCGCACGACTTCTCGACTTTTGCCAATACGCTTGCCTGGCTACAACAACATCATCCACGTTGTGCGGAGGAAATCGCCGATGCCAAGGTGTTAGATTATGTTGTGATCCGCGATTACGCGCAGAGCTGTAAGCAATTATTTTCGGATCAAGGTTGGGGCCTCACTGGTGAGGCCGGCGTGTTTGCCGACCCATTTTATTCGCCAGGCAGTGATTTCATAGCGTTTAATAATTGTTTTTTGACGCAACTGATTAGTGATGATTTTGCCGGCCGCGATATCCGATTACAGAGCCGGTTGTTTGATTCCATTAATCAATCGTTTTTCGACAGCACGTTATCGTTGTACACCGGTGAGTATGGTGGCTTTGGCGATCGACGCATGATGGCCCTCAAATTAGTGTGGGATTATGCCTATTACTGGGGTGTCTTGAGTTTGTTGTTTTTCCGCAATGCGATGACCGACGTCGATCTTATGCGGCAACTCAATCGCCCGTTGAAGCAGGCGCAGATGCTAAATCAATCCGTACAGGCTGCCTTTCGTGAACGCGCCCGTAAACGCCTGGTGTTGCCAACTCAAGGGGTGTTTATGGATCAGTTTACGGTACCGTGCCTGAAACATTTTAATCAGGTACTCGAGTCTGACTCAGACGATACCCTGCAGGACATGGTGGATAACATTGTTTTGCTCGAACAAGTCGCCAAATCTACGCAAGCCATGTTGCAGGATGACGCGTCGAATCACATCAGTGAGAGCGAGCGCGCCGTGTTTGGTGACTACCGGCACGTGGTGTTGGCGTAG